The Stratiformator vulcanicus genome has a segment encoding these proteins:
- a CDS encoding ABC transporter ATP-binding protein: protein MSLLIENLKKSYRQPDGTPVPVLDIERFEMRGGEQAVLLGSSGCGKTTLLNVIAGIRSPDSGQVLIDNVDVSRLSEPARDRFRAERIGFVFQTFNLLPAFTALENVLLGMSFSGGKSDRSRATELLSRVGLSHRLGNKPAQLSVGERQRVAVARALANSPSLMLADEPTANVDSANQQNVLELIRSACGEQNVTLLLVTHAPAVAEQFDRVEKLVDFNKAAAPLGAAV, encoded by the coding sequence ATGTCGCTGTTGATCGAGAATCTGAAAAAGTCGTACCGCCAACCGGACGGCACCCCCGTCCCCGTGCTCGATATTGAACGATTCGAAATGCGGGGTGGTGAGCAGGCGGTGCTGCTTGGCTCCAGCGGTTGTGGCAAGACGACGCTGTTGAACGTCATCGCAGGAATCCGATCGCCGGACAGCGGGCAGGTGCTCATCGATAACGTCGATGTGAGCCGACTTTCGGAGCCAGCCCGAGACCGCTTTCGGGCCGAGCGTATTGGCTTCGTCTTCCAAACGTTCAATCTGCTCCCGGCATTTACCGCCTTGGAAAATGTCCTGCTCGGGATGAGCTTTTCCGGCGGGAAGTCGGATCGTTCGCGGGCGACCGAACTGCTTTCGCGTGTCGGACTGAGTCACCGCCTCGGCAATAAACCCGCTCAACTCTCCGTGGGCGAACGGCAGCGAGTCGCGGTCGCACGGGCCCTGGCGAATAGCCCCTCGCTGATGCTCGCCGACGAACCGACGGCGAACGTCGACTCCGCCAATCAGCAGAACGTCCTCGAACTCATTCGAAGCGCCTGCGGCGAGCAGAACGTCACGTTGCTGCTCGTCACGCACGCTCCCGCCGTCGCTGAACAATTCGACCGCGTCGAAAAACTGGTCGACTTCAACAAGGCCGCGGCCCCCTTGGGAGCTGCCGTCTAA